TCGACTTCAAGGGCGGCAAGAGTACCCGCACGCTGGCGCTGGACGTCCAATCGGCGTCGGACGCGATGCTGACGGAGTACTTCGGCGAGGTGCGGGCGCTGCAGGCGTCGCAGTCCAAGCGACACGTCGTCATCGTCATCAACTCCGGCGTCAACGACCGCAACGAGACGGGTGCGAGCGTGGGGCCGACGCCGAACGCGACCGGCGACAGTCCCGCGGCCTACGCCGACAACCTCCAGGCGATCATCAACCGCGTGCGGGCGATCTGGACGCTGAACGGCTGGCCACTGTCGGAGCTTTACACCCTCGTGATGCCGTCGCACGCGATCAGTGCTCCCGACGATGCCGAGGTCATCACGTACCGCACCGCCGCGCAGGGCGTGGCCGACGCCAACCCGCAGACCGACGTGGTGGACCTGTCGCAACTGGCTGACTTCACCGTCATGCGAGCGAACGGCTGGTACGCGGGCACGGGCGACCGCAACCACCTGACGCAGATCGGCTACGAGGGGCTGAGCGTGCGGATCATCGACGCGCTGTCGGCGGACCTGACGTACGCTGATCTGGCGGTTCAGTCGGACCTGGACACGTTGCTGACCCGCATCCCTGGCGTCGTGCAGCCGCAGACCGGCGACGCCTACGCCAAGGCGGTAGAGGCCAAGGACAGCGCCGACGCGGCTGCACGACCCGGTGACGCGATGACGCTGACGGCCGCGGCATGGCATACGGGTGGCGAGATCATCGAAGGTCACCTGCTCGACGAGGGCGACGGCCAGATGCTGGTCAACATGCTCGTCGGCGCCATCGGCAACAGCAACGTGGACGAACTGTCGCTCGTCGCCGCCATCCGCGCCGACATCGAACGCACGGGCGGCACGCTGGCGCTGACGTACACGGCCGCGGAAGGTGCGCGAACCATCGCCTCCAACACGTTCGACGCGGTGGGGGAGATCGACCTTACCGGCCTCGCGATGGAAACGACCGCTGAGGCCGCGCGCGTCGCAGCGGTGGATGCGAAGGCGGCGGCGGATGGGATCGATGCTGCCCCCGACCTGCGCGGGCCTGGCGCATCGTTGGTGACCATTCCCCTGACCGTGGACGGCGCACCCCTGGCCGACGCCGACGTCTGGATTACGAGCGATGCGGCGGGCGCCAACGTCATCGCCGGCACGCTGCAGACCGACAGTGCGGGCGAGGCGACGTTCCTGCTGGACGCGGGGTTGACGTACTACGTTTGGGCGCAACGCGATGGCGTGAACGCGATTCGGGGTCACTCGTTTGTTGCGGTGGAGGACTAATGGCGATTGAACCGATCGACACGACGGCGGCGGAGGGGATTGAGGATACCGACTGGCACTACGGCACGCTCGCGAGCGTCGCCGACTTCGTGCGGCAGCAGAACCTGTCGATCATCAGCCCGAACGGCGATGGGACGATAGACGCGACCCGCGTGCGCCGTGACGGGCTCGACAGCGACGCCTACTTCAACGTGTCGATGCGCGGCGGCGTCTACGTGGTGCCGATCACGGTCGATGACGTGGCGCTGCCGGACCTTCCCGACACGCACGAGACGAAACGCTACTTCAACTCGTTATCCGATTGGGACGTGGCGGCTAGGCTCAACGATCATCGCATGGTGTTCGGCGGCGGCAACCCGGCGGATATCGACAAGATGATGGGCGTGCTACGCGAACGCGTGGGGGCGGAGCTGGCGTTGGTGAAGTCGGGTGCCCGCGTGCTGGTGGCCGACCGGGTGCCGGTGGTCGCGAGCACAGTGGGGGTGTTTCAGTTCCCCGAAATCGATCGGCGTGGCGGGTGCCGTTCTCGCGGTGGCGAATTCAGCAGCGGAGGTTGGTGATGCCCCGCACGTACCGTAGCGAACTTGTACAGGCCATTTACGCTGCCGTCGGCGATAGCGCGCCCCTCGTGGCGACGCTGGCCAGCGTGCTGCCTGGCGCGCAGGTCCGCGTGCTGAAGGACAATCGCACGTCGCGGATCATCCGCCTCACGCTCGGCCCGCCCGGCGGGTTCCCCGTCATTCAAGTGCGCACGGGCAACAGCGACAGCGGCGACATCTTCCCGACGCCGGAGACGTATCAGGCCGAGGCGGATGTCGAACTGACTGATGACGTGCGCCGCCAGGCCGAGGTCAACGTCGAACTGCTCTACGACGCCAACGCGCAGTCGCCGATCGACGACGCAATCCGCGACCAAATCGAGACGCACGCGATGGCCGCGGTCGCGGGCCTTGGCCCGAAGGTCATCGACGGCCTGGGCCGCATGACCTACCGTCGCACGCAACGAATCAAAGAGACGATGAACGGCGTCGCGGTCGAACTGACCCGCATCGTCATCACTGCCAACTTCATCATCGAAGGCAGCGCGACGCTGCCCGATTAACTGCCCCTCTCACAACCAGGAGTCCACTATGCCCCGGAATACCCGATGGGCCGCCATCGTCACGTTGCCAGCCGGCGGCCAACGCCGCGTCGGTTTCATGTACAGCAAGCCCGACGCCACCGAAGAGGAAGTGCGTCATCACACGACGTTCATCGCGCCGCTGCCGTTGTTCCGCGGCCAGACGGACGAGAACGTGAAGTTCTACGGCCCGTTCGCCAGCACGGCCGAAGAGGTTGCCGCGACGACCGCCGCCCTCAAGACGTCGTCCCTCAACGCCAAGGTCAAGACGCCCAAGGCTCGGAAGCTTGAGGGCGTCCCCGACATCGACCCCAACGCGCAGCCGGTGGCCGACGCGACCAAGGGCGACACAGCCGCCGAGTAGTCCACCATCCCCGTTCGACGACCCAGTAACAAATTAGAGGAGCATCACCATGGCACTTACCCCCATTCGCGCCACGACCGGCGAGGCCGACTTCACCTTGACCGAGGAGGGCGGCGGCGGCACGCCCGTGTCGTACGCCAACATCGTCCGCGGCGTCACATTCCGCCAGGAGGCGAGCGAGGAGAACGAGAACGTCTACGCGAACGAAGCATCGGGCGGCGATTTCTCGCTCGGTACGCCGATCACCCGCGCGACCGTCCGGTATCAGTTGAAGTACGGGGCGGCCGCCACTGCTCCGTTTTATCCGATCGAGGACTTCCAGAACCGCGGGTTCGTGAAGACCTTCGCCGTCGGGTGTTCGATCAGCGGGACGATCACCTTTACCAGTAGTCAGATCAGCGACGATTCCGGCGTCTCGCGCCGTGAGGGTAACGAGGCCACCGCCCGCCTCAACGGCGCGCAGGTGTTCGCGTGGGACGAAGGCACGCCGTAATCCGGTCTGACTTGATTCCCCCGCCTCACCTCCCCCTCCCTCCCCCTTCGGAGCTTCCCCTATGTACGACTTCACGTCCGGCGCTTCGGCGCCGGTGCCGGTCCGCGTTGATGGCGCGCGGACCTACCAGGTCCAACGGTTCCTGCTGCCCGAGTTCGAGGCGCGCGTCGCGTCGTCGCGCCAACGGCAGATCGACGAGTTCACCGAGGGCATGAGCAAGCACGAGCGTGCTCAGTTCCTCGCGTTGACCCCGCCCGTTCCGGTGGACATCTACGCCGTGTGGAAGGAACTCGTCACGCCCGAGGGCATCCGTCACGTCATCCAGACGTGCATGGCCAAGTCGGGCGTTCCACAGGCGGACATCGACATCGCCCTGCGGAACGACCCGATGATCCTCCGCCGGCTGGCTGACGACCTGTCGTCGGCCGACGCCACGATCGCCGAACTGGAAGGCCAAGCCGAACGGGGATTTGAACCGGAGGCGGGGGACAGCGCCCCAAAACCGCCTTCCGGCGGGCCTACTACCGCCGGCTCCACTCCCTCGCCCGAGACTGGGGCGCAGACCTCGACCGGTTCTACGCCGCCCAGTACGGCACAGATCCAAGCCGCCTGACCTTCCTTCAGTTCCTACGCATGGCCAGCGGTGCCGAACGGGTGCTGAGCCTGCGAGCGCTGTTGGCGACGGGAACCAAGCAACGGCTCGACAAGATGGACGATGAGGCGACGGCTAAACGCGACGAGGCGATCGCCGCCATCGAACGGGCGTGCGGTGAGATCCCACCGGAAGACGAGG
Above is a genomic segment from Tepidisphaeraceae bacterium containing:
- a CDS encoding SGNH/GDSL hydrolase family protein, translated to MPAIHNNATRPAFNAMRANRVDVVMLSDSNGLFGGHGWDHGWQHALNLKYSLYATGSMYQNENMSSGSGVGFNAQVMQTGNSLLSLPSTALTGTGSITANGFTLAGSGTMFTTELSVGQIVRVGSGSFGRIVSITNDTTATVALAWGGSLSGQALLKYAKPPAELYQYIDLGNVSDVGLHPINYFYVEAGTTFSAGQNGVILASTSPLDVSGPLIARWRYGTFNGGAGSFRPGFRLESSPFTVLAVHGSGAISTNTGAVGMATAEVSLAAANREGLNLGVRWRLDGQAHAVGPFFGLSTRVYRSDRTAGASLHTLDFKGGKSTRTLALDVQSASDAMLTEYFGEVRALQASQSKRHVVIVINSGVNDRNETGASVGPTPNATGDSPAAYADNLQAIINRVRAIWTLNGWPLSELYTLVMPSHAISAPDDAEVITYRTAAQGVADANPQTDVVDLSQLADFTVMRANGWYAGTGDRNHLTQIGYEGLSVRIIDALSADLTYADLAVQSDLDTLLTRIPGVVQPQTGDAYAKAVEAKDSADAAARPGDAMTLTAAAWHTGGEIIEGHLLDEGDGQMLVNMLVGAIGNSNVDELSLVAAIRADIERTGGTLALTYTAAEGARTIASNTFDAVGEIDLTGLAMETTAEAARVAAVDAKAAADGIDAAPDLRGPGASLVTIPLTVDGAPLADADVWITSDAAGANVIAGTLQTDSAGEATFLLDAGLTYYVWAQRDGVNAIRGHSFVAVED